Proteins from a single region of Primulina tabacum isolate GXHZ01 chromosome 5, ASM2559414v2, whole genome shotgun sequence:
- the LOC142547561 gene encoding putative WD repeat-containing protein C2A9.03 isoform X2 → MSYYEVGQVEYMVDDGDVTDSVDTIDEEYYPAEDANLDEYDMLMKVTDTSAAQARNGKDIQGIPWDRLNIKRESYRLTRLEQYKNYENLSSSGDSVDKGYRLTEKGDKYFDFFHNTRLVKPTILHFQLRNLVWATSKHDVYLISNYSIMHWSSLCNNLTEVLNFSGQIVPTERIPGTLFEGFTQMQLSTLAVKDRFMVVGGFHGELVCKNVDKPGVSFCARTTYEENAITNAIEIFDCSSGGLHFMVSNNDCGVREYDMERFQLLNHFCFPWPVNHTSMNPDGKLLTVVGDDCDGILFDTHNRKKIASIVGHLDYSFACAWHPNGRIFATGNQDKTCRVWDLRKLSMPVAILKGNIGAFRSIHFSKDGKFMVVAEAADFVHVYNTHENFEKRQEIDLFGEITGASLSPDDESLYIGVWDRTYASLLQYNRRHSYGYLDSLV, encoded by the exons atgtcatattatgaGGTTGGTCAGGTGGAATATATGGTGGATGATGGTGATGTCACCGATTCTGTAGATACAATTGATGAGGAATATTATCCAGCTGAAGATGCAAATCTTGATGAGTATGATATG CTAATGAAGGTGACTGATACATCGGCCGCACAAGCAAGAAACGGAAAAGATATACAGGGTATTCCATGGGATAGGTTGAATATTAAAAGGGAAAGTTACAGGCTGACAAGGCTTGAACAGTATAagaattatgagaatttatctTCATCTGGTGACTCTGTTGATAAG GGATATAGACTGACAGAGAAAGGAGACAAATACTTTGATTTCTTTCATAATACAAGATTAGTAAAGCCTACAATCCTTCATTTTCAG CTAAGGAATTTGGTATGGGCTACGTCAAAACATGATGTATATCTTATTTCAAATTATTCGATTATGCATTGGTCATCTTTATGCAACAACTTGACTGAAGTCCTCAACTTCTCGGGGCAAATTGTGCCAACAGAG AGAATTCCAGGAACCTTATTTGAAGGGTTCACCCAAATGCAGTTGAGCACTTTGGCTGTGAAGGATCGTTTTATGGTGGTAGGTGGCTTCCATGGAGAACTTGTCTGCAAG AATGTTGATAAACCAGGCGTAAGCTTTTGCGCAAGGACCACATATGAGGAGAATGCTATTACAAATGCCATCGAAATATTTGACTGCTCCAG TGGTGGACTCCATTTCATGGTATCCAACAATGACTGTGGTGTAAGAGAATATGACATGGAAAGGTTTCAGCTCTTAAACCACTTCTGTTTCCCATGGCCAGTTAAT CACACATCCATGAACCCAGACGGCAAGCTTCTGACGGTAGTTGGAGACGATTGCGATGGAATACTTTTTGACACTCACAATAGGAAG AAAATCGCCTCAATAGTTGGCCACCTAGACTACTCGTTCGCTTGTGCATGGCACCCAAATGGGAGGATCTTTGCCACAGGAAATCAAGATAAGACGTGCCGAGTGTGGGACTTGAGGAAACTTTCCATGCCTGTAGCAATCCTCAAAGGAAATATCGGTGCATTTAGATCGATCCATTTCTCTAAAGACGGGAAATTTATGGTTGTAGCCGAAGCTGCAGATTTCGTGCATGTGTACAATACCCATGAAAACTTCGAGAAGAGGCAAGAGATTGATTTGTTCGGGGAGATAACTGGTGCATCCCTAAGTCCAGACGATGAATCTCTCTATATTGGAGTCTGGGACCGAACATACGCAAGCTTGCTACAGTACAATCGAAGACACTCCTATGGATATCTCGATTCCCTCGTGTGA
- the LOC142547561 gene encoding putative WD repeat-containing protein C2A9.03 isoform X1, with amino-acid sequence MSYYEVGQVEYMVDDGDVTDSVDTIDEEYYPAEDANLDEYDMLMKVTDTSAAQARNGKDIQGIPWDRLNIKRESYRLTRLEQYKNYENLSSSGDSVDKSLKGYRLTEKGDKYFDFFHNTRLVKPTILHFQLRNLVWATSKHDVYLISNYSIMHWSSLCNNLTEVLNFSGQIVPTERIPGTLFEGFTQMQLSTLAVKDRFMVVGGFHGELVCKNVDKPGVSFCARTTYEENAITNAIEIFDCSSGGLHFMVSNNDCGVREYDMERFQLLNHFCFPWPVNHTSMNPDGKLLTVVGDDCDGILFDTHNRKKIASIVGHLDYSFACAWHPNGRIFATGNQDKTCRVWDLRKLSMPVAILKGNIGAFRSIHFSKDGKFMVVAEAADFVHVYNTHENFEKRQEIDLFGEITGASLSPDDESLYIGVWDRTYASLLQYNRRHSYGYLDSLV; translated from the exons atgtcatattatgaGGTTGGTCAGGTGGAATATATGGTGGATGATGGTGATGTCACCGATTCTGTAGATACAATTGATGAGGAATATTATCCAGCTGAAGATGCAAATCTTGATGAGTATGATATG CTAATGAAGGTGACTGATACATCGGCCGCACAAGCAAGAAACGGAAAAGATATACAGGGTATTCCATGGGATAGGTTGAATATTAAAAGGGAAAGTTACAGGCTGACAAGGCTTGAACAGTATAagaattatgagaatttatctTCATCTGGTGACTCTGTTGATAAG TCTTTGAAGGGATATAGACTGACAGAGAAAGGAGACAAATACTTTGATTTCTTTCATAATACAAGATTAGTAAAGCCTACAATCCTTCATTTTCAG CTAAGGAATTTGGTATGGGCTACGTCAAAACATGATGTATATCTTATTTCAAATTATTCGATTATGCATTGGTCATCTTTATGCAACAACTTGACTGAAGTCCTCAACTTCTCGGGGCAAATTGTGCCAACAGAG AGAATTCCAGGAACCTTATTTGAAGGGTTCACCCAAATGCAGTTGAGCACTTTGGCTGTGAAGGATCGTTTTATGGTGGTAGGTGGCTTCCATGGAGAACTTGTCTGCAAG AATGTTGATAAACCAGGCGTAAGCTTTTGCGCAAGGACCACATATGAGGAGAATGCTATTACAAATGCCATCGAAATATTTGACTGCTCCAG TGGTGGACTCCATTTCATGGTATCCAACAATGACTGTGGTGTAAGAGAATATGACATGGAAAGGTTTCAGCTCTTAAACCACTTCTGTTTCCCATGGCCAGTTAAT CACACATCCATGAACCCAGACGGCAAGCTTCTGACGGTAGTTGGAGACGATTGCGATGGAATACTTTTTGACACTCACAATAGGAAG AAAATCGCCTCAATAGTTGGCCACCTAGACTACTCGTTCGCTTGTGCATGGCACCCAAATGGGAGGATCTTTGCCACAGGAAATCAAGATAAGACGTGCCGAGTGTGGGACTTGAGGAAACTTTCCATGCCTGTAGCAATCCTCAAAGGAAATATCGGTGCATTTAGATCGATCCATTTCTCTAAAGACGGGAAATTTATGGTTGTAGCCGAAGCTGCAGATTTCGTGCATGTGTACAATACCCATGAAAACTTCGAGAAGAGGCAAGAGATTGATTTGTTCGGGGAGATAACTGGTGCATCCCTAAGTCCAGACGATGAATCTCTCTATATTGGAGTCTGGGACCGAACATACGCAAGCTTGCTACAGTACAATCGAAGACACTCCTATGGATATCTCGATTCCCTCGTGTGA
- the LOC142547561 gene encoding putative WD repeat-containing protein C2A9.03 isoform X3, which yields MRIYLHLVTLLIRLTEKGDKYFDFFHNTRLVKPTILHFQLRNLVWATSKHDVYLISNYSIMHWSSLCNNLTEVLNFSGQIVPTERIPGTLFEGFTQMQLSTLAVKDRFMVVGGFHGELVCKNVDKPGVSFCARTTYEENAITNAIEIFDCSSGGLHFMVSNNDCGVREYDMERFQLLNHFCFPWPVNHTSMNPDGKLLTVVGDDCDGILFDTHNRKKIASIVGHLDYSFACAWHPNGRIFATGNQDKTCRVWDLRKLSMPVAILKGNIGAFRSIHFSKDGKFMVVAEAADFVHVYNTHENFEKRQEIDLFGEITGASLSPDDESLYIGVWDRTYASLLQYNRRHSYGYLDSLV from the exons atgagaatttatctTCATCTGGTGACTCTGTTGATAAG ACTGACAGAGAAAGGAGACAAATACTTTGATTTCTTTCATAATACAAGATTAGTAAAGCCTACAATCCTTCATTTTCAG CTAAGGAATTTGGTATGGGCTACGTCAAAACATGATGTATATCTTATTTCAAATTATTCGATTATGCATTGGTCATCTTTATGCAACAACTTGACTGAAGTCCTCAACTTCTCGGGGCAAATTGTGCCAACAGAG AGAATTCCAGGAACCTTATTTGAAGGGTTCACCCAAATGCAGTTGAGCACTTTGGCTGTGAAGGATCGTTTTATGGTGGTAGGTGGCTTCCATGGAGAACTTGTCTGCAAG AATGTTGATAAACCAGGCGTAAGCTTTTGCGCAAGGACCACATATGAGGAGAATGCTATTACAAATGCCATCGAAATATTTGACTGCTCCAG TGGTGGACTCCATTTCATGGTATCCAACAATGACTGTGGTGTAAGAGAATATGACATGGAAAGGTTTCAGCTCTTAAACCACTTCTGTTTCCCATGGCCAGTTAAT CACACATCCATGAACCCAGACGGCAAGCTTCTGACGGTAGTTGGAGACGATTGCGATGGAATACTTTTTGACACTCACAATAGGAAG AAAATCGCCTCAATAGTTGGCCACCTAGACTACTCGTTCGCTTGTGCATGGCACCCAAATGGGAGGATCTTTGCCACAGGAAATCAAGATAAGACGTGCCGAGTGTGGGACTTGAGGAAACTTTCCATGCCTGTAGCAATCCTCAAAGGAAATATCGGTGCATTTAGATCGATCCATTTCTCTAAAGACGGGAAATTTATGGTTGTAGCCGAAGCTGCAGATTTCGTGCATGTGTACAATACCCATGAAAACTTCGAGAAGAGGCAAGAGATTGATTTGTTCGGGGAGATAACTGGTGCATCCCTAAGTCCAGACGATGAATCTCTCTATATTGGAGTCTGGGACCGAACATACGCAAGCTTGCTACAGTACAATCGAAGACACTCCTATGGATATCTCGATTCCCTCGTGTGA